The following are encoded together in the Vespa velutina chromosome 3, iVesVel2.1, whole genome shotgun sequence genome:
- the LOC124947889 gene encoding uncharacterized protein LOC124947889, which translates to MFWSEPDEEEEALLCSPALMARRASESWIVAPPVEAMPVAAMTLQRKKSLPDVAQGIQLTATTPLSREEVSVLSSMRREEIRRQIDESERLRANPLLYLVSPQVKDWFSRQQLVMLVLFINISLALMFFKLLT; encoded by the exons atgttttggtCCGAGCccgacgaggaggaggaggcgctTCTTTGCAGCCCGGCTTTAATGGCCAGGAGAGCGTCCGAGTCCTGGATCGTCGCGCCCCCTGTCGAG GCGATGCCGGTCGCAGCAATGACCCTTCAACGAAAAAAGTCACTGCCGGATGTGGCCCAAGGTATTCAATTAACAGCAACAACACCATTATCGAGGGAAGAAGTTAGTGTTCTAAGTAGTATGAGGAGAGAAGAAATCCGTAGGCAGATCGACGAGAGCGAAAGGCTCAGGGCCAATCCTCTTCTCTACCTGGTCAGTCCTCAGGTCAAA GACTGGTTCTCCCGGCAACAGCTGGTAATGCTGGTGCTCTTCATCAACATATCCTTAGCCCTGATGTTCTTCAAGTTGCTGACGTAG